From one Bacteroides fragilis NCTC 9343 genomic stretch:
- a CDS encoding helix-turn-helix transcriptional regulator, which translates to MAKQQFNKLIWLVDTIFRNAPVTFAEINRRWRAGDDNRSDIPLRTFHNHRQAIEEIFDINIECDKRNNTYYIADAEGMLGDKLKMWLLNSFSLNNVLQENVDMKNRIVFEEVPSGVQFMDLVIDAMRSGRVLAMEYQAYNWEHSKDVLLEPYFVKLFRHRWYLIGINREYKAFRSYSLDRIKRIALSEETFNFPRKFTPQDHFRDSFGIIRDENLLPQHTVLRTTISQAPYLRNLPLHSSQKEIAVTESYVDFELYISHTYDFIQELLSKGAAVEVLKPQSLRDKIKAEIQNMQTLYHL; encoded by the coding sequence ATGGCAAAACAACAATTCAATAAACTAATCTGGCTGGTAGATACTATCTTCCGGAATGCTCCTGTGACATTTGCCGAAATCAATCGTCGTTGGAGAGCGGGAGATGATAATCGTTCTGATATACCTTTGCGGACTTTCCATAACCATCGACAGGCCATTGAAGAAATATTCGACATAAACATTGAATGTGATAAACGGAACAATACCTATTATATAGCAGACGCCGAAGGAATGTTGGGCGATAAGTTGAAGATGTGGTTACTGAATAGTTTTTCGTTGAACAATGTATTGCAGGAAAATGTGGATATGAAGAACCGGATTGTATTTGAGGAAGTACCTTCGGGAGTGCAATTCATGGATCTTGTTATTGATGCTATGCGTAGCGGACGCGTGCTTGCTATGGAATATCAGGCGTACAACTGGGAACACTCCAAAGATGTGTTACTTGAGCCTTATTTCGTGAAATTATTCCGTCATCGCTGGTATTTGATAGGAATAAACCGGGAATATAAAGCTTTTCGTTCTTATTCTCTCGATCGGATCAAGAGAATCGCTCTTTCGGAAGAGACATTCAATTTCCCACGTAAGTTTACTCCTCAGGATCATTTCAGAGATAGTTTTGGTATTATTCGTGATGAAAATCTGCTTCCTCAGCACACTGTCCTCAGGACCACTATTTCACAGGCTCCATACCTGAGAAATCTTCCTTTACATTCCAGTCAAAAGGAGATTGCCGTTACAGAGAGTTATGTTGATTTTGAACTTTATATTTCGCATACTTATGATTTTATTCAGGAGTTATTATCCAAAGGAGCGGCAGTGGAGGTGTTGAAGCCCCAGTCGCTGCGGGATAAGATAAAAGCCGAGATACAAAACATGCAAACTCTTTACCACTTATGA
- the msrB gene encoding peptide-methionine (R)-S-oxide reductase MsrB — protein sequence MKKKFTIFVVLLAGIIYTGHAQGVQWIYQQKQEKKNMKNLSEIYFAGGCFWGTDHFLKQIRGVKSTQVGYANGNIANPTYQQVCTGKTNFAETVKVEYNPQEVPLKLLIDLFFKTIDPTSLNRQGNDKGSQYRTGIYYTDKVDLPTIRTAIDELAKEYSKPIVIEVKPLSNFYKAEEYHQDYLDKNPGGYCHINPALFELAKKANAQAEQPQTNYKKPDDATLRSKLTPEQYAVTQKNATEPAFHNEYWDEKRDGIYVDITTGEPLFISTDKFDSGCGWPSFTKPIEKEVIKEKMDTSHGMIRTEVRSKTGDAHLGHVFTDGPKEKGGLRYCINSASLRFIPKEKMKEEGYGEYLKLLPQK from the coding sequence ATGAAGAAGAAGTTTACTATATTTGTCGTGCTATTGGCCGGTATCATTTACACTGGCCATGCACAAGGCGTACAATGGATTTATCAACAAAAACAGGAGAAAAAAAACATGAAGAATCTGAGTGAAATATATTTTGCAGGCGGTTGTTTCTGGGGAACAGACCATTTCCTGAAACAGATCAGAGGAGTAAAATCGACTCAGGTCGGATATGCCAACGGAAACATTGCTAATCCGACTTACCAACAGGTGTGTACAGGAAAAACCAATTTTGCAGAAACCGTTAAGGTGGAGTATAATCCACAAGAAGTTCCCCTAAAACTATTGATCGACCTTTTTTTTAAGACAATAGATCCTACAAGTCTGAATCGACAAGGCAATGACAAAGGTTCGCAATATCGCACCGGTATTTATTATACTGATAAAGTTGACTTGCCGACTATCCGGACAGCCATCGACGAATTGGCTAAAGAGTATTCCAAACCTATAGTCATAGAAGTGAAACCCTTATCCAATTTCTACAAAGCCGAGGAATATCATCAGGATTATCTGGATAAGAATCCCGGAGGATACTGCCATATTAACCCTGCACTATTCGAGTTGGCAAAAAAAGCAAATGCACAGGCTGAGCAGCCCCAGACAAATTACAAAAAGCCGGATGACGCCACACTTCGTAGTAAATTGACGCCCGAGCAATATGCGGTCACACAAAAGAACGCAACCGAACCAGCTTTTCATAACGAATACTGGGATGAAAAACGAGATGGCATCTACGTAGATATCACTACCGGTGAGCCTCTTTTTATATCAACAGATAAGTTTGATTCCGGCTGTGGCTGGCCCAGTTTCACCAAACCGATAGAAAAAGAAGTGATAAAAGAGAAGATGGATACATCACACGGAATGATACGCACAGAAGTACGGAGTAAAACGGGAGATGCACATTTAGGACATGTCTTCACGGATGGCCCTAAAGAAAAAGGAGGATTACGTTATTGCATCAACAGTGCATCCTTACGCTTCATTCCAAAAGAGAAAATGAAAGAAGAAGGATATGGAGAGTACTTGAAACTTCTGCCTCAAAAATAA
- a CDS encoding histone H1 — protein MKELVEKIATLVAEFNKDANAQIENGNKAAGTRARKASLEIEKAMKEFRKVSLEESKK, from the coding sequence ATGAAAGAATTAGTAGAAAAGATTGCTACTTTGGTAGCTGAGTTCAACAAAGATGCAAATGCTCAGATTGAAAATGGTAACAAAGCTGCAGGAACTCGTGCCCGTAAAGCTTCATTGGAAATCGAAAAAGCAATGAAAGAATTCCGTAAAGTATCTTTGGAAGAATCAAAGAAGTAA
- a CDS encoding AlbA family DNA-binding domain-containing protein, with protein MKPLTDTDYIHALIAEGEHQQQDFKFEISDARKIAKTLSAFANTDGGRLLIGVKDNGKIAGVRSDEEKYMIEAAAQLYCRPEVDYSMQTFHVEGRSVLVVQIDESEHKPVFAKDENGKSLAYIRIKDENILATPVHLRVWQQSGSPAGELIRYTEREQLLLDLLEENTSLSLNRYCRQAGISRRAAEHLLAKFIRFDIVEPIFENHKFYFRLK; from the coding sequence ATGAAACCGCTTACAGATACTGATTACATACACGCATTGATAGCCGAAGGGGAGCATCAACAGCAAGACTTTAAATTTGAAATATCCGATGCCCGTAAAATCGCCAAAACACTGTCAGCTTTTGCCAATACCGATGGAGGACGGCTGTTGATCGGCGTTAAAGACAATGGAAAAATAGCCGGCGTACGTTCGGATGAAGAAAAATATATGATAGAAGCAGCTGCCCAACTTTATTGCCGGCCGGAAGTTGATTATTCCATGCAAACATTTCACGTTGAAGGACGTTCTGTATTAGTCGTACAAATAGATGAAAGTGAACACAAGCCCGTTTTTGCAAAAGACGAAAACGGTAAATCACTGGCATATATTCGGATCAAAGATGAAAATATCCTGGCTACTCCGGTACATTTGCGCGTCTGGCAGCAAAGCGGTAGTCCGGCAGGAGAATTGATCCGCTATACCGAACGGGAACAACTGTTGCTGGACTTACTGGAAGAAAATACTTCGCTTTCTCTTAACCGCTATTGCCGGCAAGCAGGTATTTCCCGACGGGCTGCAGAGCATTTACTGGCTAAATTTATCCGGTTTGATATCGTGGAACCGATATTCGAGAACCATAAATTCTACTTCAGGCTAAAATAA
- a CDS encoding alanine/glycine:cation symporter family protein, giving the protein MNLINDILWTYILIAMLLGCAIWFTIKTRFVQFRMIGEMLRLLKDSAGKGEHGEKHISSFQAFAISLASRVGTGNLAGVATAIAIGGPGAIFWMWIIALLGASSAFVESTLAQLYKEKGKESFIGGPAYYMKKGLKKPWMGILFAILITVTFGFAFNSVQSNTICAAVEHAFGISHVPMGIILTGLTLLIIFGGIQRIAKVSSIIVPVMALGYVGLALVIVLINITHLPDVIGTIVSHAFGWQQALGGGVAAALMQGIKRGLFSNEAGMGSAPNVAATAFVSHPVKQGLIQTLGVFTDTLIICSCTAFIILFSGAPLDGSTNGVQLTQHALNNEIGSIGGIFVAVALFFFAFSSIIGNYYYGEANIRYLTHKRWIVYLYRLLVGGMVWVGAMSTLDFVWGLADITMGLMAICNLIAIAFLGKYAFRLLQDYREQKKSGIKSPVFTKNKMKDIEKDIECW; this is encoded by the coding sequence ATGAATCTAATTAACGATATATTATGGACCTACATCCTGATTGCAATGCTGTTGGGATGCGCCATTTGGTTCACGATTAAAACCCGTTTCGTGCAATTCCGCATGATCGGCGAAATGCTACGTCTGTTGAAAGACTCTGCCGGAAAAGGAGAACATGGAGAGAAACATATTTCTTCGTTCCAGGCCTTTGCCATATCACTGGCAAGCCGTGTCGGTACAGGAAATCTGGCTGGCGTAGCTACGGCAATTGCCATCGGCGGACCGGGTGCCATATTTTGGATGTGGATCATTGCTCTATTAGGAGCATCGAGTGCTTTTGTAGAATCTACCCTCGCACAATTATATAAGGAAAAAGGGAAGGAATCTTTTATCGGAGGCCCTGCCTACTACATGAAGAAAGGGTTAAAAAAACCATGGATGGGAATTCTGTTTGCCATACTGATTACTGTCACTTTCGGATTTGCCTTCAACTCAGTACAAAGCAATACCATTTGTGCAGCTGTAGAACATGCGTTTGGCATCAGCCATGTGCCTATGGGCATCATCCTGACCGGACTGACTCTATTGATTATTTTCGGAGGTATCCAGCGCATTGCTAAAGTAAGCAGCATCATCGTCCCTGTCATGGCACTGGGATATGTAGGATTGGCATTGGTCATTGTACTCATCAATATCACACATCTGCCGGATGTTATCGGAACCATTGTCAGCCATGCTTTTGGTTGGCAACAGGCTTTAGGAGGAGGTGTAGCAGCTGCATTGATGCAAGGCATCAAACGTGGGCTGTTCAGCAATGAAGCCGGTATGGGTTCGGCACCGAACGTAGCTGCAACCGCATTCGTATCACACCCGGTGAAACAAGGACTGATTCAGACCTTAGGAGTTTTCACAGATACTCTTATTATCTGTTCATGCACAGCATTCATCATTCTTTTCAGTGGTGCTCCGCTCGATGGTTCGACCAACGGAGTACAACTCACTCAACATGCGTTGAACAACGAAATAGGAAGCATAGGAGGTATATTTGTGGCAGTTGCCCTTTTCTTTTTTGCGTTTAGCAGCATCATCGGCAATTACTATTATGGAGAAGCAAATATCCGATACCTCACCCACAAACGATGGATAGTTTACCTTTACCGTCTATTGGTAGGAGGGATGGTATGGGTGGGAGCCATGTCCACTCTCGATTTTGTATGGGGACTGGCAGATATCACCATGGGGTTAATGGCCATCTGCAACCTGATAGCGATCGCCTTTCTGGGAAAATATGCTTTCCGATTGCTGCAGGACTATCGTGAACAGAAAAAGTCAGGCATCAAAAGCCCGGTATTCACCAAAAACAAGATGAAGGATATTGAAAAAGATATTGAGTGTTGGTAA